The Candidatus Methylomirabilis tolerans DNA segment TCGAGCGGATCGAGGTGGCGCGTGGCGGCGGCTCCGGCGTCTGGGGCAACTATGCGCTGGGTGGCGTCATCAACATTATCACCAGGCGGCCGGAGGCACGGGTTGCCCAGCTCAAGGTTGATGGCGGAACGCGCAATACCGTCGATACCGATCTGCTGGTGAGTCACGCGAGCGGCCCATGGGGTATCTCTCTTGAAGGTAGCTTCTTTGATACTGACGGCTATAAGATCGTCAAGAAGAGTCAGCGGGGGGCCATAGATGTCAATGCCGACTCCAGCCATAAGACCTTCAACGGTCGAGTGGAATACACGCCTTCCCTAGCCTCATCGCTCTTCCTCGCCGGTACCTTTTTTCGGGAGGATCGCGGTAACGGGACCCCGCTTCAGAACAATGAGACTGAGACCGGCTATATTGCCACGGGAGGTCGGCTGAAGACCGCCGACGGCAGCGACTGGCAACTCACGCTCTTCTCCCACATGCAGACGTTTAACAGTACCTTCACCTCTGCGGCTGTCGATCGGAACTCGGAAACCCCGGCGCTCGATCAGTTCGACGTCCCCTCAACGGATGCCGGGGCAAACCTGCAATGGTCGAAGCGGATCTTCCAGTCGCATCTGCTCACGGCGGGAACCGATGTGAGATGGATTGACGGGGAAACCAACGAATTCTTCACATTCAATCAAACCTTAAAAGATTTTACCGGGCGACGGAAGGCCGGAGGGGAGCAGTTCTTGGCGGGCGCCTATGTTCAGGATATTTTCACTCCTGCGCCCGGATGGCAGATCACTGTTGCCGGTCGGTTCGACTCGTGGCAGAGTTTCAATGCTTCACGCGTTCAGCAAAACAAACAAACCGGGGTGGTCACTCGAGATAATCAGTTTTCCGATCGGGACGAATTCGCCTTTAGCCCCAAGGTGGCGCTCCTGTACCATGCCACCGATCAACTCTCACTGCGAAGCTCGTTTTACAAGGGATTTCGGGCACCGACCATCAATGAGCTTTTTCGACCATTCAGAGTCCGAAACGACATTACTGAAGCTAACGAGAATCTGGATCCGGAGCGGTTGATCGGGGGAGAGGTTGGGATGGACTACAGTATTATGCGCAACCTTCTCGGTCGGTTGACCGCTTTTTGGAATGAGGTGAAGGACCCCGTCGTCAACGTCACCAAGGGGATCGGTGAAGGGGCTGCCATGGAGCCTTGCGGCTTTGTTCCGGTCGGCGGCGTCTGTCGGCAGCGTGATAACCTGGACAGAACGCGGATCAGGGGAATCGAGGCCGAATTGGAATACCGCCCGCATCCGAGCTGGGCCTTCTCAAGCAGTTATCTCTACAACCATACTGAGGTGTTAAGCGCCCCGAACCAGCCGGAGTTAGAGGGGAAGCGGATCGCTCAAGTTCCGAGACATCAGGGCACCGTGAAGGTGGGCTACACCAACCCGGCCCTCATCAACGTGTCCGTCCAGGGGCGGTTCATCGGGGATCAATACGAGGACGATCTGAACTCACTCAAACTCGGCGACTATGTTGTGGTCGACCTCATGCTCTGGCGGTCGATCCCTCTCCCCAAGCTGTCTGCAGGAGAGGTGTTCCTGGCGGTGGAGAACCTTTTCGACCGAGATTACGAGGTCGCCAAGACGGCCGACGGCATTGTTACCACCGGCACTCCGCTGCTCGTACACGGCGGCGTGAGGGTACGGTTCTAAAAGACGCTCTCAGCGATCAGCAGTCAGCCTTCAGTAGGCGCACCTTTGTGAAAGCTAACTGCCGTATACTGAAGATTCATCTCATGTTGACATTATCGACTGTATCGGTATACTGATACCGATAAATATTCTTGGAGGAGCATCATGGCTGTTGAAAAAGTAACCTTTACTCTCCCCGAGGTACTGGTGGAGAGGTTGGATAAGGTTCCTGCAGGGAGACGGAGCCTCTTGGTGGCAGAAGCCCTCAAGCGGGAGCTTGACCGGAGAGCCACGGCCAAGGCCTTGAAGAGGCTCCGACACACAGCTATCTGGAAAGAAATGGAGCACCCCGACCTCCTCTCCCCCGAGCATTTCAGTCGCTATCGGCCGGCTAAGAGCCGGGTGACAGGGTGAATTACTCTTTTCCCATGCTGACGTTGGGTTGAGACCTCCTGCGCTTTCCGAATTAACCCCCGCCATCGAATGAAACACGCAACGATTTGCCTTGTTCGGCACTTCCCTCTTGTCAGCCTGCCTGTATGCCGATATGCTACCCCTTAACTTCGAACCGATGGAGGCCCAGCAACCTATCCGGAAGAACCGAACACACTGAAGAGGCTGATCACCCGTGGCCTTACATCCTGAATTTCCGCGATCGCCCTATGCGGCACTGGTGCCGGAACAGCGCTGGTTTCCGGCCGCAGAAGAGCTGCGCAGTACGGCCTATGAAAAACTCCTGCCGCCGCTGGTGGCCACGATCCGCACCGAGGTGGCGGCATGGCGGGCTGGGGGCTATACCGATGCTTCAGATACCTCTCGCGCGCTCCTGAACTGGTGGTTCGAGCGCGAGCACCTGGTCGAGCAGGCCGACGGCACCCTGTCCCCGTTCCGCTATTACTTCGCGCAGCGCGAGGCGGTCGAAACCGTGATCTGGCTGCACGATGTCCGCCGGGTCCGGGACAAGTTCGACCTGATGCGCTTTTCGTCCCTGAGCGAGATCAAACCGAGCCTGTTCGACGAGGACTGGCCGCGCTATGTCGTCAAGATGGCCACCGGCAGCGGCAAGACGAAGGTCCTGTCGCTGCTCATCGCCTGGAGCTACTTCCACAAGCTGTACGAACCCGACTCGTCGCTTGCTCGAAATTTTCTGCTGATCGCGCCGAACATCATCGTCCTCGACCGCCTGCGCGCCGATTTCGACGGGCTGCGCATCTTTTTCAACGATCCCATTCTGCCGGACAACGGCTGCGCGGGCCGCAACTGGCGGGACGACTTTCAGCTTACCCTGCACATCCAGGACAATGTGCGCGTGGTGCGCGACACCGGTAATCTCTTCCTGACCAACATCCATCGCGTCTATCTTGGCGACCTGTGCGAGCCGTTGCTGGAGGACGACGACCTGCGCGACTATTTTCTGGCCCCCTTCGGCCCCAGGCCTGTCGGCAAGACCACGGATAGCAAAACCGATCTTGGCGAGATCGTCCGCGAGATCGACGAGCTTGCCGTATTCAACGACGAGGCGCACCACATCCATGATCCGAAGATGGCCTGGTTTAAAAGCATTCAGGACATCCACCATCGGATGCTGCAGAAGGATGGGCGCCTGGCGCTCCAGGTCGATGTGACCGCCACGCCCAGGCACAACAACGGTGCGATCTTCGTCCAGACGGTTTCCGACTATCCGCTGGTCGAGGCGATTCATCAAAACGTTGTGAAGCACCCGGTGCTGCCGGACGCCCCCAGCCGTGCCCGATTGCAGGAGCACACCAGCGCCATCTTCACCGAGCGGTATGCTGACTACCTGCAACTCGGCATCGAGGAGTGGCGCAAGAGCGACGCCGAGCACAAGGCGCTGGGCAAAAAGGCGGTCCTGTTTGTGATGGTGGACGATACGCGCAACTGCGATGAAGTCGGCGCCTGGCTGCAAAAGGCCTGCCCGGAGTTGCAAGGCGCCGTGCTCATCATCCATACCAAGAATAACGGCGAGATCTCCGAGGCGGCGTCAAGCAAGAACAAAGACGAACTCGAACTGCTGCGCAAACAGGCCGGCCAGATCGACCTCTGGGATAGTCCATACAAAGCCATCGTTTCGGTCATGATGCTGAAGGAAGGCTGGGACGTACGTAACGTCACCGCGATTGTCGGCTTGCGCGCATACTCGGCGGCTGCGAACATCCTACCGGAGCAGACGCTGGGTCGCGGCCTGCGCCGCATGTACCCCGACTCGGATATCCCGGAGACGGTCTCGGTGATGGGTACCCCCGCCTTCGTGGAGTTCGTCGAATCGATCCAGCAGGAGGGCGTTCAACTGGAGTATCGCCCCATGGGCGGCGGCGTCCGGCACGATGATTCATTGGTGGTGGAGGTGGATGCTCTCAGCAGCGATAAGAACCTCGACGTGCTGGACATCGAGCTGCCGCGGCTGACCCGGCGCTTCCACCGCGAGTTCAAGGAGCTTGACGCGCTCGATCCCGCGAGCTTCGACAACCCCAAGTTATCGCTGAAGCCGTTCACGTCGGAGGAAACCCGCGAGATCGTCTTCAAGACCCTGCTCGATGCCAAGGTCGATCACACGATCCGGCTCGACGGCGCTGGTCCTGGCGATTATCGCTCGGTCGTAGGGTTTTTTGCCCGCCAATTACTGCAGGACATGCGGCTGGTCAGCGCCAAACAAACCAATATGTCCGGTTACAATATTCTCTACGGAAAGCTCAAAACGTTCATGCGCGATTGTTTGTTTAGGGAGTCGCCGGTCAATCTTGATGACCCGATGGTGTTGCGCAACCTCTCCGAGCCCGAGGTCGGCAAGATTCTATTCGATTCATTCAAGCAGGCCATCAACGCGCTGACAGTTCAGGACAGGGGTTCGGCCCGCATTGAGGACCGCATCCGCCTGCGCGAGACGCGGCCCTTCCGCACCGAGAACCGGCCCTACATTCAGCCAAAGCGATCGCTGTTCAACAAGATCGTCGGCGAGCCGCATTCGGGAGGGCTCGAGCTGACCTTTGCGCGCTTCCTTGACGACGCGCCGGATGTCGTCGCGTTCGCCAAGAACTACCTCGCCGTTGGCTTTAAGATCGACTACGTCAAGGCCGACGGCGACCTGTCGAACTACATCCCGGACTTCCTTGTCAAGACCGCCGACGGTACGGTCTGGATCGTCGAGACCAAGGGCCGCGAAGAGCTTGACCTGCCGCAAAAAATGGCGCGGCTGAAGCAATGGTGCGCCGACGCGACCGACGCCAGCCGCGCCGAAGGCGGACCGGCGTATCGCTTTGTGTACGTGGACGAGGACAGCTTCAAGCGCAATCCACCGTCGAACTTTGCCGGACTGGTGACCGCATTCCGAGAGTTCCAGGAATGACAACGCCGAGCTTTCGCGTGTACGTGGACGAGTCGGGCGACGAGGGCTTCGTCTTCAAACCGGATGGCGCCGGTTCGTCGCGCTGGTTGGTGCTTTCCGCGGTCGTGACTCGGCGAGAGGAGGACCATGTAGTCGTGGGCCTGATGGACAAGGTGCGCACACTGCTGGGACGCCCGCGACGGCAGCAGCTTCATTTCGTCAAGCTAGGCCACGCGCAACGTACGGCTTACGCCCGTACCATCGGTCAGGCGCGCATTCGCACTGTCAGTGTACTGATCCACAAGCCCTCAATCCGTGATCCGGAAACCTTCCAGGCCCAGAAGCATCAGCTCTACCGCTATGCCTGCCGCCTGCTGCTGGAGCGGGTTTCATGGTTGTGCCGCGATCACCATATCAGGGACCGTGGCGACGGGACGGCTGACATCATCTTTTCCAACCGCGGGCAGATGTCTTACGACGACTTACGGGCGTACCTTCAAAGGCTAAAGGAGATGTCTGCCGCCGGCGAGGTCAACATCGAATGGTCTGTTATCAATCCCAAGGCGGTCAGCGCTGTCCAGCACACGCAGAGGGCCGGCCTCCAGGTAGCCGATGCCGTAGCTTCCAGCGTCTATGCGGCGGTCAATCCGAATCAATTCGGAGACACCGAAGATCGTTATCTGCGGGCGATTGTATCGGTCTGCTACCGATACCAGGGTCGTTTACTCGGCTACGGACTCAAGTTCTGGCCTGACGATCTGACGTCGCTGCAAAAGGAAAACCCCCAGTTAGCGTGGCTAACCGAGGGTTTGCGGTAATGCAGGCCCCAAGTTCGAGGATCCCACCCGTGAGGGCTGCCGCTGTTGCCAGCGACCTCTACAAACCTTGCGCTTGCCTGCAAACAAATTATGCCCCTGCGGGTCCTCGCCCGTCAAGAAAAAACTTAACAGTGTGGCAACACCGGCCGGTGAGAGTGTAAAGGACTATGCTATGTCAAAAAC contains these protein-coding regions:
- a CDS encoding DUF3800 domain-containing protein: MTTPSFRVYVDESGDEGFVFKPDGAGSSRWLVLSAVVTRREEDHVVVGLMDKVRTLLGRPRRQQLHFVKLGHAQRTAYARTIGQARIRTVSVLIHKPSIRDPETFQAQKHQLYRYACRLLLERVSWLCRDHHIRDRGDGTADIIFSNRGQMSYDDLRAYLQRLKEMSAAGEVNIEWSVINPKAVSAVQHTQRAGLQVADAVASSVYAAVNPNQFGDTEDRYLRAIVSVCYRYQGRLLGYGLKFWPDDLTSLQKENPQLAWLTEGLR
- a CDS encoding DEAD/DEAH box helicase family protein — its product is MALHPEFPRSPYAALVPEQRWFPAAEELRSTAYEKLLPPLVATIRTEVAAWRAGGYTDASDTSRALLNWWFEREHLVEQADGTLSPFRYYFAQREAVETVIWLHDVRRVRDKFDLMRFSSLSEIKPSLFDEDWPRYVVKMATGSGKTKVLSLLIAWSYFHKLYEPDSSLARNFLLIAPNIIVLDRLRADFDGLRIFFNDPILPDNGCAGRNWRDDFQLTLHIQDNVRVVRDTGNLFLTNIHRVYLGDLCEPLLEDDDLRDYFLAPFGPRPVGKTTDSKTDLGEIVREIDELAVFNDEAHHIHDPKMAWFKSIQDIHHRMLQKDGRLALQVDVTATPRHNNGAIFVQTVSDYPLVEAIHQNVVKHPVLPDAPSRARLQEHTSAIFTERYADYLQLGIEEWRKSDAEHKALGKKAVLFVMVDDTRNCDEVGAWLQKACPELQGAVLIIHTKNNGEISEAASSKNKDELELLRKQAGQIDLWDSPYKAIVSVMMLKEGWDVRNVTAIVGLRAYSAAANILPEQTLGRGLRRMYPDSDIPETVSVMGTPAFVEFVESIQQEGVQLEYRPMGGGVRHDDSLVVEVDALSSDKNLDVLDIELPRLTRRFHREFKELDALDPASFDNPKLSLKPFTSEETREIVFKTLLDAKVDHTIRLDGAGPGDYRSVVGFFARQLLQDMRLVSAKQTNMSGYNILYGKLKTFMRDCLFRESPVNLDDPMVLRNLSEPEVGKILFDSFKQAINALTVQDRGSARIEDRIRLRETRPFRTENRPYIQPKRSLFNKIVGEPHSGGLELTFARFLDDAPDVVAFAKNYLAVGFKIDYVKADGDLSNYIPDFLVKTADGTVWIVETKGREELDLPQKMARLKQWCADATDASRAEGGPAYRFVYVDEDSFKRNPPSNFAGLVTAFREFQE
- a CDS encoding TonB-dependent receptor — translated: ERIEVARGGGSGVWGNYALGGVINIITRRPEARVAQLKVDGGTRNTVDTDLLVSHASGPWGISLEGSFFDTDGYKIVKKSQRGAIDVNADSSHKTFNGRVEYTPSLASSLFLAGTFFREDRGNGTPLQNNETETGYIATGGRLKTADGSDWQLTLFSHMQTFNSTFTSAAVDRNSETPALDQFDVPSTDAGANLQWSKRIFQSHLLTAGTDVRWIDGETNEFFTFNQTLKDFTGRRKAGGEQFLAGAYVQDIFTPAPGWQITVAGRFDSWQSFNASRVQQNKQTGVVTRDNQFSDRDEFAFSPKVALLYHATDQLSLRSSFYKGFRAPTINELFRPFRVRNDITEANENLDPERLIGGEVGMDYSIMRNLLGRLTAFWNEVKDPVVNVTKGIGEGAAMEPCGFVPVGGVCRQRDNLDRTRIRGIEAELEYRPHPSWAFSSSYLYNHTEVLSAPNQPELEGKRIAQVPRHQGTVKVGYTNPALINVSVQGRFIGDQYEDDLNSLKLGDYVVVDLMLWRSIPLPKLSAGEVFLAVENLFDRDYEVAKTADGIVTTGTPLLVHGGVRVRF